The DNA segment TAGATCCGTATTTGGCGACACTTCGCGGAAACCTATACGATGAAACTTATACATCTGATTTAGTTGCCGGAAACTTGAACCAAGAATGGGCAACCCGATTAGGACTCACAACAGATACCATCATTGCAGTTGGAACTTTCGACGCACATTCTGGAGCAGTTGGAGCCAAAATTGACGAAAACACTTTGGTTCGCGTTATGGGAACTTCCACTTGCGATATTTTGGTATCTGATAAAGACATCGTTGGTTCAAAAACCGTGAAAGGAATTTGCGGACAAGTAGATGGTTCGGTTATTCCGGGTTATATCGGTTTGGAAGCGGGACAATCCGCTTTTGGTGATGTTTTGGCTTGGTTCAAGGATACACTTTCTTGGCCTTTAGACAACTTGGTTTACACTTCTACTCTATTGTCTGACGAACAAAAAGCACAATTAAAAGCAGAAGTGGAATCTAATTTCATCAAAACTTTAACAGAGCAAGCGCAAGCAATTCCGTTGTCGGAAAGTATTCCTACTGCTTTGGATTGGGTAAACGGGCGACGAACTCCAGATGCCAATCAAGGATTGAAAAGTGCTATTTCCAACATTTCATTAGGAACAAAAGCACCTCATCTTTTCAAAGCTTTAATCAATTCAATCTGTTTTGGTTCCAAAAAAATTGTGGATCGATTTGAAGAAGAAGGTGTTCGCATTGACAGCGTAATCGGTATTGGAGGCGTGGCCAGAAAATCACCATTTATTATGCAGACTTTGGCGAATGTTTTGAACAAACCTATTAAAGTTGCCGCATCAGATCAAGCACCAGCATTGGGAGCAGCGATTTATGCAGCCGTTGCCGCCGGAATTTATCCAAATGTGATTGAAGCCAGCAAAAAAATGGGAAGCGATTTCGAAAGCGAATATTTCCCGGAATCAGACAAAATAGAAGCTTATCAAGAATTAATGGATTCTTATTCTGATTTAGCCCAATTTATAGAAAGTATAACAAAATAATATATCTAGAATGTCAAAATACGCAGCTTTAAAACAAGAATGCTACGAGGCCAATATGGAACTGAATGCCTTGAAATTAGTGGTGTACACTTTTGGAAATGTCAGCGCTGTTGACAGAGAAAATGGTGTTTTTGCCATCAAACCTAGCGGTGTTCCTTACGAAGATTTGAAACCCGAAGATATTGTGATTGTAGATTTCGACAACAACATTATCGAAGGAACAAAACGACCTTCATCAGACACAAAAACGCACGCTTATTTATACAAAAACTGGCCAAATATTGGTGGAGTGGCTCATACTCACGCTACTT comes from the Flavobacterium limnophilum genome and includes:
- a CDS encoding ribulokinase → MKNYVIGLDYGSDSVRAVLIDTENGQELASDVCHYKRWANKEYCNASINQFRQHPLDHIEGLESTIKAVVAAGKVDSSQIKSICIDTTGSSPIPVTADGTPLALTKGFEHNPNAMMVLWKDHTAINEANEINELATNWGGEDFTKYEGGIYSSEWFWAKILHVAREDEAVKNSAHTWMEHCDLMTYLLIDDKDLKSFKRSRCAAGHKAMWHEDWNGLPPVEFLEKLDPYLATLRGNLYDETYTSDLVAGNLNQEWATRLGLTTDTIIAVGTFDAHSGAVGAKIDENTLVRVMGTSTCDILVSDKDIVGSKTVKGICGQVDGSVIPGYIGLEAGQSAFGDVLAWFKDTLSWPLDNLVYTSTLLSDEQKAQLKAEVESNFIKTLTEQAQAIPLSESIPTALDWVNGRRTPDANQGLKSAISNISLGTKAPHLFKALINSICFGSKKIVDRFEEEGVRIDSVIGIGGVARKSPFIMQTLANVLNKPIKVAASDQAPALGAAIYAAVAAGIYPNVIEASKKMGSDFESEYFPESDKIEAYQELMDSYSDLAQFIESITK